From a single Candidatus Delongbacteria bacterium genomic region:
- a CDS encoding acetyl-CoA C-acetyltransferase, with the protein MRDTVIVGAARTPIGSFNGSLASIPGPRLGAVAIKAALQRAGVDPATVGEVYMGTVLPAGVGQAPARQAALFAGLPEHVPCTTVNKVCGSGLKSVMLAAQAIALGDCDIAVAGGMENMSLTPYYLMEGRNGYRMGHGKLIDGLVHDGLWDVYNDYHMGSAAELCSREMCITREDQDAFAVESYRRSNEAIASGRFKREIAPVEVPQRKGDPLIVDTDEEPGRGQPARLGSLRPAFEKDGTVTAGNASSINDGAAALVLMSADKARELGLKPLARIVAHASAGQKPEWFTTAPAAAITRSLEKAGLGLADIDCFEINEAFSVVSLANNQLLKLDPAKVNPRGGAVSLGHPIGASGARILVTLLHEMEDSGLRRGLASLCIGGGEAVSLIVDRQID; encoded by the coding sequence ATGCGTGATACAGTGATCGTGGGCGCTGCCCGCACTCCCATCGGCTCCTTCAATGGCAGCCTTGCGTCGATTCCCGGTCCCCGTCTGGGTGCGGTGGCCATCAAGGCTGCGCTCCAGCGCGCGGGGGTGGACCCCGCTACCGTGGGTGAAGTCTACATGGGCACGGTACTGCCCGCGGGTGTCGGCCAGGCTCCCGCGCGCCAGGCTGCCCTGTTCGCGGGTCTGCCCGAGCATGTGCCCTGCACGACCGTCAACAAGGTCTGTGGCAGCGGTCTCAAGTCTGTGATGCTGGCAGCCCAGGCGATCGCCCTCGGTGACTGCGACATCGCCGTGGCGGGCGGCATGGAAAACATGAGCCTGACGCCCTACTACCTCATGGAAGGCCGCAACGGCTATCGCATGGGGCATGGCAAGTTGATCGACGGACTGGTTCATGATGGACTCTGGGACGTCTACAACGACTACCACATGGGCAGTGCTGCCGAGCTCTGCAGCCGCGAGATGTGCATCACGCGCGAAGATCAGGATGCGTTCGCGGTGGAATCCTACCGCCGCAGCAACGAGGCAATCGCCAGCGGCCGGTTCAAGCGCGAGATCGCTCCGGTGGAAGTGCCCCAGCGCAAGGGTGATCCGCTGATCGTGGATACGGACGAAGAGCCCGGACGCGGCCAGCCGGCCCGCCTGGGCAGTCTGCGTCCTGCCTTCGAGAAGGATGGTACGGTCACGGCGGGCAACGCCAGTTCGATCAATGACGGGGCGGCCGCCCTGGTCCTGATGAGCGCCGACAAGGCACGCGAGCTGGGTCTGAAGCCCCTGGCCCGCATCGTGGCACATGCCAGCGCTGGCCAGAAGCCCGAGTGGTTCACAACGGCTCCCGCCGCCGCGATCACCCGCTCTCTCGAGAAAGCGGGACTGGGACTGGCGGACATCGACTGCTTCGAAATCAACGAAGCCTTTTCGGTGGTATCTCTGGCCAACAACCAGTTGCTCAAGCTGGATCCGGCCAAGGTCAATCCAAGGGGGGGCGCGGTCAGTCTGGGGCATCCCATCGGTGCCAGCGGAGCCAGGATCCTGGTCACTCTGCTGCACGAGATGGAAGACTCGGGTCTGCGCCGTGGGCTGGCCAGCCTCTGTATCGGCGGCGGCGAAGCCGTGAGCCTGATCGTGGACCGTCAGATCGACTGA
- a CDS encoding MBL fold metallo-hydrolase: MIQPAGERLPASWKGRAFRAWPLDCGLLRVPERPADGARAGRSRFTLPLRACVIRGDGLTLLVDCGPDPGLMQHLPDLAWQAPEHDLETQLDILGVPAETVDHVVLTHLDGDHAGGLWNYGNERFPKAWVHVQQAALDWWRRELDGRARVRYFRRGDLERLMNCPRTLIHDGDWALEPRIEIWLREGHTPGHQVVRVEGEGGLLLAGDLLSTRSSFRPGLRNDSDENPAEATRLREELARLDCSAWFLCHGMIPWQEQGLVVA, translated from the coding sequence GTGATCCAACCCGCGGGCGAACGTCTGCCCGCGTCCTGGAAGGGGCGCGCGTTTCGGGCCTGGCCTCTGGACTGCGGGTTGCTGCGGGTACCCGAGCGCCCGGCTGACGGCGCACGGGCGGGACGGTCGCGCTTCACCCTGCCGCTGCGAGCCTGCGTGATCCGCGGTGATGGCCTGACTCTGCTGGTGGATTGCGGACCCGATCCGGGACTGATGCAGCACCTGCCCGACCTGGCCTGGCAGGCGCCGGAGCACGATCTGGAGACTCAGCTGGACATCCTGGGGGTTCCTGCCGAGACGGTGGATCACGTGGTCCTGACCCATCTCGACGGAGATCACGCCGGCGGTCTGTGGAACTATGGCAACGAGCGTTTTCCCAAGGCATGGGTTCACGTGCAACAGGCTGCCCTGGATTGGTGGCGTCGCGAGCTGGATGGTCGGGCCCGTGTTCGCTACTTCCGCCGGGGGGACCTGGAACGGCTGATGAACTGCCCGCGCACCCTGATCCATGACGGCGACTGGGCCCTCGAGCCACGCATTGAGATCTGGCTCAGGGAAGGGCACACGCCCGGACATCAGGTGGTGCGCGTCGAAGGCGAGGGCGGTCTGCTGTTGGCCGGTGATCTGCTCTCGACCCGGTCTTCCTTTCGCCCGGGGCTGCGCAATGATTCGGATGAAAACCCTGCCGAAGCCACCCGCCTGCGGGAGGAGCTGGCGCGGCTGGACTGTTCGGCCTGGTTTCTGTGTCATGGAATGATCCCATGGCAGGAGCAGGGTCTGGTGGTGGCATGA
- a CDS encoding acyl-CoA dehydrogenase — protein MAYEFLNEDQRMLREMVSDFAQREIQPLAAELDHDQRFPHETIGKMAELGLLGIPYPEEFGGAGMDTVCYAIAVEEVGRACGSTGLILAAHTSLGTNPIYMFGSPEQKAQYLPRLCSGQTLGAFGLTEPGAGSDAGGTRTQAVQDGDHWVINGSKMWITNAAYADYLILTAVTDTSKREISCFIIEKGTPGYTIGAEEKKLGLRGSDTHALSFEDVRVPASQMLGPRGQGFKQMLKTLNGGRISIGALSVGLAQRALDESLRYSQDRVQFGRPICDNQVIAGYLADMATRVEASRELVLRAARMKDAGMDYSQAGAMAKLFASETASWCADRAIQIHGGYGYTREYPVERLYRDAKLCEIGEGTSEIQRLVISRQLLDAR, from the coding sequence ATGGCATATGAATTCCTGAATGAAGACCAGCGCATGCTGCGCGAGATGGTCAGTGACTTCGCCCAGCGGGAGATCCAGCCCCTGGCGGCCGAGCTGGATCACGACCAGCGCTTTCCCCACGAAACCATCGGCAAGATGGCCGAACTGGGGCTGCTGGGAATTCCCTATCCCGAAGAGTTCGGCGGCGCCGGCATGGATACCGTGTGTTACGCGATCGCCGTCGAGGAAGTCGGCCGTGCCTGTGGAAGCACCGGGCTGATTCTCGCGGCCCACACCAGCCTGGGCACCAACCCGATCTACATGTTCGGCAGCCCCGAGCAGAAGGCCCAGTACCTGCCGCGACTCTGCAGCGGCCAGACACTGGGTGCCTTCGGACTGACCGAACCCGGTGCGGGCAGTGATGCGGGAGGCACGCGCACCCAGGCGGTCCAGGATGGCGATCACTGGGTGATCAACGGGTCCAAGATGTGGATCACGAATGCCGCCTACGCCGACTACCTGATCCTGACGGCCGTGACCGACACATCGAAACGCGAGATCTCGTGTTTCATCATCGAGAAGGGAACCCCGGGCTACACGATCGGCGCCGAGGAGAAGAAACTGGGCCTGCGCGGCAGCGATACCCACGCCCTTTCCTTCGAGGACGTGCGTGTGCCGGCCAGTCAGATGCTCGGGCCTCGCGGCCAGGGATTCAAGCAGATGTTGAAGACTCTCAATGGCGGCCGCATCAGCATTGGGGCGCTCTCGGTGGGACTGGCCCAGCGTGCTCTCGACGAATCCCTGCGTTACAGCCAGGATCGCGTGCAGTTCGGCCGGCCCATCTGCGACAACCAGGTGATCGCGGGCTATCTGGCCGACATGGCCACCCGCGTCGAAGCCTCTCGCGAACTGGTGCTGCGCGCGGCCAGGATGAAGGACGCCGGCATGGACTATTCCCAGGCTGGCGCCATGGCCAAGCTCTTCGCCAGCGAGACCGCCTCATGGTGCGCGGACCGCGCGATCCAGATTCACGGCGGATACGGGTACACACGCGAGTATCCGGTCGAACGGCTCTACCGGGATGCCAAGCTCTGCGAGATCGGTGAAGGAACCAGTGAGATCCAGCGTCTGGTGATCTCGCGACAATTGCTGGATGCACGGTGA